In Rathayibacter sp. VKM Ac-2762, one DNA window encodes the following:
- a CDS encoding MOP flippase family protein — translation MSLRRSTVDATAWTAVSFAVALVVQLGQFALLARLLDPSEMGIIAIVTLLNAFVDIFLGMGVAQAIIQRRRATSFELSSVFWLNLSVGLLVTVAVLLGAAPIASLLGSAAAAPVLTVASLVFVGSAVGQVPRAVLEKGIRFRAVAVSETIALVGGFAVTVCLAVSGAGALSYAWGLVATAALRSVLALVQARRWFRLRFRFRIRETARFLSFGVFQTLDGIVNYLGSNAGSLAIGRLLGPAQLGGYTLGYNLAVNLPARVNPIVTRVMFPVFSSIQHDRERVARNHLRVTAVLSMASIPPLILVALRSEEIVRLFYGPGWGWIAGMTSALTVVGAVRAIGNPVGFILMAMDRVRFGLIVNIVKTAITIPMIVGGGVLFGLDGLIGGLLLSSALGFAVTCAVLRVVLGVRLGAFLRACAAGPLLAAPMAIVLLLLRLLPEGAPLRLLPVELALAGLVLGATALLAPGRDIAEARSLVLSRLPARLRLGSAAPVEVAVVLAAEERFDGSGGAVATWVRETVSRSSLRIAVHAPWSSASPGVDVRPHRLYRRIYAVQRRAALLLARRRDSDPGAELRRLSFGGRFWLLVLAPSLRRVPTVWIHNRPRYAVRLRRLGYRGRIVAHLHNDLLDHLPPDPAAARRYLDAVDEWIFCSEFLRARAVDRYGLIATAVLYNGVVPPPEVPPAPLGGTAEAVFAGRLVAEKGAREAVEIVRRMRTEHGADLRLVIAGASGLGDDATPTPYVRALDEAVAALPGVVRRLPFLRHEDLLELFGSSALLLYPCRWDEPFGMVVVEALSRGIPVVTVERGGLPEILRTSDGVVDGSVLVPPGTEEEVADAVLAELPALIASLRDPRRRAEVAAASRRRAADFGWPGIARRADELLADPRG, via the coding sequence GTGAGCCTGCGCCGGAGCACCGTCGACGCGACCGCCTGGACGGCGGTCTCGTTCGCCGTCGCGCTCGTCGTGCAGCTCGGGCAGTTCGCGCTCCTGGCGAGACTGCTGGACCCCTCCGAGATGGGGATCATCGCGATCGTCACCCTGCTCAACGCGTTCGTCGACATCTTCCTCGGCATGGGGGTCGCCCAGGCGATCATCCAGCGCCGGCGGGCGACCAGCTTCGAGCTCTCGTCGGTCTTCTGGCTCAACCTCTCCGTCGGGCTCCTGGTCACCGTCGCCGTCCTCCTGGGTGCCGCACCGATCGCCTCCCTGCTCGGGTCCGCCGCCGCGGCGCCGGTCCTCACCGTCGCCTCGCTCGTGTTCGTGGGCAGCGCAGTCGGGCAGGTACCGAGAGCGGTGCTCGAGAAGGGGATCCGGTTCCGAGCGGTCGCCGTGTCCGAGACGATCGCTCTCGTCGGCGGCTTCGCCGTGACGGTCTGCCTCGCGGTCTCGGGCGCGGGGGCGCTCTCCTACGCGTGGGGGCTCGTCGCGACCGCGGCTCTACGCTCCGTGCTCGCCCTCGTGCAGGCCCGCCGCTGGTTCCGGCTGCGGTTCCGGTTCCGGATCCGCGAGACCGCCCGCTTCCTCTCCTTCGGCGTCTTCCAGACCCTCGACGGCATCGTCAACTACCTGGGCTCGAACGCCGGCTCGCTCGCGATCGGCCGCCTGCTCGGACCGGCCCAGCTGGGCGGATACACCCTGGGATACAACCTCGCCGTGAACCTCCCCGCGAGGGTCAACCCGATCGTGACGCGAGTGATGTTCCCGGTGTTCTCCTCGATCCAGCACGACCGCGAGCGCGTCGCGCGGAACCACCTCCGCGTCACCGCGGTGCTCAGCATGGCGAGCATCCCGCCGCTGATCTTGGTGGCGCTGCGCTCCGAGGAGATCGTGCGACTGTTCTACGGACCCGGCTGGGGCTGGATCGCGGGCATGACGAGCGCGCTGACGGTGGTGGGCGCGGTGCGGGCCATCGGCAACCCGGTCGGCTTCATCCTGATGGCGATGGACCGGGTGCGGTTCGGGCTGATCGTGAACATCGTGAAGACCGCGATCACGATCCCGATGATCGTCGGCGGGGGAGTGCTGTTCGGACTCGACGGCTTGATCGGCGGGCTGCTGCTCTCGAGCGCTCTCGGCTTCGCCGTCACCTGCGCCGTGCTGCGGGTGGTGCTCGGAGTGCGCCTCGGCGCGTTCCTGCGCGCGTGCGCCGCGGGGCCGCTGCTCGCCGCACCGATGGCGATCGTGCTGCTCCTGCTCCGCCTGCTCCCCGAGGGCGCGCCCCTGCGGCTGCTCCCGGTGGAGCTGGCGCTCGCGGGCCTCGTGCTGGGAGCGACCGCCCTCCTGGCGCCGGGGCGCGACATCGCCGAGGCGCGATCGCTCGTCCTGTCGCGACTGCCCGCCCGGCTCCGGCTCGGCTCCGCCGCCCCGGTCGAGGTCGCCGTGGTGCTGGCCGCCGAGGAGCGCTTCGACGGCAGCGGGGGAGCCGTGGCGACCTGGGTCCGCGAGACGGTGTCCCGGTCCTCGCTCCGGATCGCCGTGCACGCGCCGTGGTCGTCGGCGTCACCGGGCGTGGACGTCCGGCCGCACCGCCTGTACCGGCGGATCTACGCGGTCCAGCGGCGCGCGGCACTCCTCCTGGCGCGTCGGCGCGACAGCGACCCGGGCGCCGAGCTGCGTCGGCTGTCCTTCGGTGGCCGCTTCTGGCTGCTGGTGCTCGCTCCGTCGCTGCGCCGTGTCCCGACGGTCTGGATCCACAACCGCCCCCGCTACGCCGTGCGCCTGCGCCGCCTGGGCTACCGGGGGCGGATCGTCGCACACCTGCACAACGACCTGCTCGATCACCTGCCACCCGATCCCGCCGCCGCCCGGCGCTACCTCGACGCGGTCGACGAGTGGATCTTCTGCAGCGAGTTCCTGCGCGCCCGGGCGGTCGACCGGTACGGCCTGATCGCCACAGCCGTCCTGTACAACGGGGTCGTCCCTCCGCCCGAGGTCCCGCCGGCGCCGCTCGGCGGTACTGCGGAGGCGGTCTTCGCCGGGAGGCTGGTGGCCGAGAAGGGAGCCCGCGAGGCCGTCGAGATCGTGAGGCGGATGCGGACCGAGCACGGCGCCGATCTGCGGCTGGTCATCGCCGGCGCATCGGGCCTCGGGGACGACGCGACGCCCACCCCGTACGTCCGAGCGCTCGACGAGGCTGTCGCCGCCCTGCCCGGCGTCGTGCGCCGGCTCCCGTTCCTCCGGCACGAGGACCTGCTGGAGCTGTTCGGCTCCTCGGCGCTCCTGCTCTACCCCTGCCGCTGGGACGAGCCGTTCGGGATGGTGGTGGTGGAGGCGCTCTCGCGGGGGATCCCCGTCGTGACGGTCGAGCGCGGAGGCCTCCCCGAGATCCTGCGCACCTCCGACGGAGTGGTCGACGGATCCGTCCTCGTCCCGCCGGGCACGGAGGAGGAGGTCGCGGACGCCGTCCTCGCGGAGCTCCCCGCCCTCATCGCCTCGCTGCGCGATCCCCGGCGACGCGCGGAGGTCGCTGCGGCGTCGCGGCGCCGAGCGGCGGACTTCGGCTGGCCGGGCATCGCCCGCCGCGCGGACGAGCTGCTGGCAGACCCCCGTGGCTGA
- a CDS encoding L-threonylcarbamoyladenylate synthase, whose product MARIYDCSVDTDLLTGTRLARTAIGRGELVVIPTDTVYGVAANAFDAAAVQRLLDAKGRTRQSPPPVLIGDVAALDALAENVPEAVRDLAREFWPGGLTIVLHAQPSLVWDLGETRGTVALRMPDNPVTIELLAETGPLAVSSANRTGQPSAATAQEAFDQLGDSVDVYLDAGAAGSRYSDRPAGASESSTIVDATALSFEGGTLRILRQGVVSAERIREVVGDLLPDPDAPRAETPEPDASTAGAAQAGYQQEPAETATGSDPYAFERTPTARPDWASGARLQDDSAPGDSAPVDSADAPDTGSSSTNAPTPGTGAARTDSAPGE is encoded by the coding sequence ATGGCACGCATCTACGACTGCTCCGTCGACACGGACCTCCTGACCGGCACCCGTCTCGCGCGGACGGCCATCGGCCGCGGCGAGCTCGTGGTGATCCCCACCGACACCGTCTACGGCGTCGCGGCCAACGCGTTCGACGCCGCCGCGGTCCAGCGCCTGCTCGACGCGAAGGGACGGACGAGGCAGTCGCCGCCGCCCGTCCTGATCGGGGACGTGGCCGCCCTCGACGCCCTCGCCGAGAACGTGCCGGAGGCGGTGCGCGACCTCGCGCGCGAGTTCTGGCCCGGTGGGCTCACCATCGTCCTGCACGCCCAGCCCTCGCTGGTCTGGGACCTGGGCGAGACGCGCGGGACCGTGGCGCTGCGCATGCCGGACAACCCGGTGACGATCGAGCTCCTCGCCGAGACCGGTCCGCTGGCGGTCTCCTCCGCCAACCGCACGGGGCAGCCCTCGGCCGCGACCGCACAGGAGGCGTTCGACCAGCTCGGCGACTCCGTCGACGTCTATCTCGACGCCGGCGCCGCCGGATCGCGCTACAGCGACCGCCCCGCGGGCGCCAGCGAGTCCTCGACGATCGTCGATGCGACAGCGCTGAGCTTCGAGGGCGGCACCCTGCGCATCCTGCGCCAGGGCGTCGTGTCGGCTGAGCGGATCCGCGAGGTCGTCGGCGACCTGCTGCCGGATCCGGACGCGCCCCGCGCCGAGACGCCGGAGCCCGACGCCTCCACGGCCGGCGCGGCGCAGGCCGGGTACCAGCAGGAGCCCGCCGAGACCGCGACCGGCAGCGACCCGTACGCCTTCGAGCGGACCCCGACCGCGCGCCCCGACTGGGCCTCCGGCGCCCGCCTGCAGGACGACTCCGCGCCCGGCGACTCCGCGCCCGTCGATTCCGCCGATGCGCCGGACACGGGCTCGTCGAGCACGAACGCGCCGACGCCCGGCACCGGCGCCGCCCGCACCGACTCCGCTCCGGGTGAGTAA
- a CDS encoding MraY family glycosyltransferase, producing the protein MITFALVSLAVALVTGALSWVIWKLSLKYRLYPKIRVRDMHTRPTPRLGGIAMFLGILVGFGIASQLPYFRLVFANPEPILAILGASLLIVLIGVADDIWDLDWTTKLAGQLIAAGLIAWKGVQIVSLPIGGLTVGSPWMSLIITVLAIVLVTNALNFIDGLDGLVAGVALIANGVFFLYSYLLVQQTSPTDYFNLASLIAVLLVGACAGFLPINWRPARMFMGDSGALLIGMLMATSAIAVTGQIDPAQLAAKELLPAFIPIILPFAILVVPLMDFGLAVIRRLRAGKSPFSADRKHLHHRLLDMGHSHLHAVLIFYAWTAVVAVSCLLMFVVDVLWVPLVFLGVGLLVCTVVTLAPLSRRKRLEAAAQSAEASPVLDPLDRASSTELLRPPAGLPIDRDTTAPTTARKEAS; encoded by the coding sequence GTGATCACCTTCGCCCTCGTCTCGCTCGCGGTCGCGCTCGTGACCGGAGCGCTGTCGTGGGTCATCTGGAAGCTGAGCCTGAAGTACCGGCTCTACCCGAAGATCCGCGTCAGGGACATGCATACGCGGCCGACCCCCCGCCTGGGCGGCATCGCGATGTTCCTCGGGATTCTCGTCGGCTTCGGCATCGCCTCCCAGCTGCCCTACTTCCGGCTGGTGTTCGCCAATCCCGAGCCGATCCTCGCGATCCTCGGCGCGAGCCTGCTCATCGTCCTCATCGGCGTCGCCGACGACATCTGGGACCTGGACTGGACCACGAAGCTGGCCGGTCAGCTGATCGCCGCGGGCCTGATCGCCTGGAAGGGCGTGCAGATCGTCTCCCTGCCGATCGGCGGCCTGACCGTCGGCTCGCCGTGGATGTCGCTGATCATCACCGTGCTCGCGATCGTCCTGGTCACCAACGCTCTCAACTTCATCGACGGCCTCGACGGCCTCGTGGCGGGCGTCGCCCTGATCGCCAACGGCGTCTTCTTCCTCTACAGCTACCTGCTGGTGCAGCAGACCTCGCCCACCGACTACTTCAACCTGGCCTCGCTCATCGCGGTCCTGCTGGTCGGCGCCTGCGCCGGATTCCTCCCCATCAACTGGCGTCCGGCGCGGATGTTCATGGGCGACAGCGGCGCACTGCTGATCGGGATGCTGATGGCCACCTCCGCGATCGCGGTCACCGGCCAGATCGACCCGGCCCAGCTCGCGGCGAAGGAGCTCCTGCCCGCGTTCATCCCGATCATCCTGCCGTTCGCGATCCTCGTGGTGCCGCTGATGGACTTCGGCCTCGCCGTGATCCGGCGCCTGCGCGCGGGCAAATCGCCGTTCAGCGCCGACCGGAAGCACCTGCACCACCGCCTGCTCGACATGGGGCACTCCCACCTGCACGCCGTGCTGATCTTCTACGCGTGGACCGCCGTCGTCGCCGTCAGCTGCCTGCTGATGTTCGTGGTCGACGTGCTGTGGGTCCCGCTCGTCTTCCTCGGAGTCGGTCTGCTGGTCTGCACCGTCGTCACGCTCGCCCCGCTCAGCCGCCGCAAGCGGCTCGAGGCGGCGGCGCAGTCCGCGGAGGCCTCACCCGTCCTCGACCCCCTCGACCGCGCGTCCTCGACGGAGCTGCTCCGTCCGCCGGCCGGACTCCCGATCGACCGGGACACGACAGCGCCGACCACGGCGCGGAAGGAAGCATCATGA
- the atpB gene encoding F0F1 ATP synthase subunit A gives MTLLVSSSTGESDFHTPSISEFFPPGFLFEGTPFEINRVMLVRFIAVIALMLFFWLGTRKLRLVPGRFQNVVELAFDFVRVTIAKDILGEKDARRFLPILVTIFFAIISMNLTGIVPFLNIAGTSVVGMPLFLGLVAYVTFIYAGIKDRGMGFFKNALFPPGAPFLIYFILTPIELLQTFIIRPLSLALRLVMNMIVGHLLLVLCFSATQFFLFSSQIDPGFKLFGVVTFAFGGAFTLFELLVAVLQAYIFTLLAAVYIQLAVAEEH, from the coding sequence GTGACCCTGTTGGTCTCGTCCTCGACCGGTGAGAGTGACTTCCACACCCCGTCGATCTCCGAGTTCTTCCCGCCCGGTTTCCTCTTCGAGGGAACCCCTTTCGAGATCAACCGCGTCATGCTGGTCCGCTTCATCGCGGTCATCGCACTGATGCTGTTCTTCTGGCTCGGGACGCGCAAGCTGCGCCTCGTCCCCGGCCGCTTCCAGAACGTCGTCGAGCTCGCGTTCGACTTCGTCCGCGTCACCATCGCCAAGGACATCCTCGGCGAGAAGGACGCACGCCGGTTCCTCCCGATCCTCGTGACGATCTTCTTCGCGATCATCTCGATGAACCTGACCGGCATCGTCCCGTTCCTGAACATCGCGGGGACCTCCGTGGTGGGCATGCCGCTCTTCCTCGGCCTGGTCGCCTACGTGACGTTCATCTACGCGGGCATCAAGGACCGGGGGATGGGCTTCTTCAAGAACGCCCTGTTCCCGCCCGGAGCGCCGTTCCTGATCTACTTCATCCTCACGCCGATCGAGCTGCTGCAGACGTTCATCATCCGTCCGCTCTCGCTCGCACTGCGGCTCGTGATGAACATGATCGTCGGCCACCTCCTGCTGGTGCTGTGCTTCTCGGCCACGCAGTTCTTCCTCTTCAGCTCCCAGATCGACCCGGGCTTCAAGCTCTTCGGCGTCGTGACCTTCGCCTTCGGCGGTGCGTTCACGCTCTTCGAGCTCCTCGTCGCCGTGCTGCAGGCCTACATCTTCACCCTCCTCGCTGCGGTCTACATCCAGTTGGCCGTCGCCGAGGAGCACTGA
- a CDS encoding ATP synthase F0 subunit C, with translation MDSVTVLAELTGNIATVGYGLAAIGPGIGVGIVAGKTVEAMARQPEMAGRLQTTMFLGIAFTEVLALIGLATYFIFAA, from the coding sequence GTGGACTCAGTCACCGTTCTCGCCGAACTCACCGGCAACATCGCGACGGTCGGTTACGGCCTCGCAGCGATCGGCCCCGGCATCGGTGTCGGCATCGTCGCGGGCAAGACCGTCGAGGCCATGGCGCGCCAGCCCGAGATGGCCGGCCGCCTCCAGACCACGATGTTCCTCGGCATCGCGTTCACCGAGGTGCTCGCGCTCATCGGCCTCGCCACCTACTTCATCTTCGCGGCGTAG
- a CDS encoding F0F1 ATP synthase subunit B — protein sequence MFSTAVNIAAEEGDVPAVILIPEFYDFFWSGVIFLILLFFFWRLVLPRLQKMLDARSAAIEGNIAKADEAQRQAEAALEKYTAQLAEARAEAGVIREKANADGNAIVAAKKEQAQVEAERILHNAHAQIEADRQAAVVSLRSEVGTLAIDLASGVIGESLNDDAKASAIVDRFLADLEASEKANN from the coding sequence GTGTTCAGCACCGCTGTGAACATCGCTGCGGAAGAAGGTGACGTCCCCGCGGTCATTCTGATCCCGGAGTTCTACGACTTCTTCTGGTCGGGGGTGATCTTCCTCATCCTGCTGTTCTTCTTCTGGAGGCTGGTCCTGCCGCGCCTGCAGAAGATGCTCGACGCGCGCTCCGCCGCGATCGAGGGGAACATCGCGAAGGCCGACGAGGCCCAGCGACAGGCTGAGGCCGCCCTCGAGAAGTACACCGCCCAGCTGGCCGAGGCCCGCGCCGAGGCCGGAGTGATCCGCGAGAAGGCGAACGCCGACGGCAACGCGATCGTGGCGGCGAAGAAGGAGCAGGCGCAGGTCGAGGCCGAGCGCATCCTCCACAACGCGCACGCCCAGATCGAGGCGGACCGTCAGGCCGCCGTGGTCTCGCTCCGCTCCGAAGTCGGAACCCTCGCCATCGACCTCGCCTCCGGCGTGATCGGCGAGAGCCTCAACGACGACGCGAAGGCGTCCGCGATCGTGGACCGCTTCCTCGCCGACCTCGAGGCCTCGGAGAAGGCGAACAACTGA
- a CDS encoding F0F1 ATP synthase subunit delta → MGSASRQALASAKAELSALAGQASLDTAQQLFEAARVIDGQAQLRAALADPSADSSSKQALVARVFGPFGEPAKRLLTVIVGHRWSSPSDMVAGVEEVGVRAIASSAPEGVNLEKELHSFGEVVASDAQLELALGSKLAAADSKVALVQRLLEGKAAAETLAILRQLIAHPRGRRIPELVRFAAGVVADQGGFILATVSVAAPIAPEQLDRLRSALTRQYSRPVSVNVVVDPSLLGGMRLHVGDEVIDGTVSARLSDLKLQLAS, encoded by the coding sequence ATGGGCAGCGCGTCCAGGCAGGCACTCGCATCGGCGAAGGCGGAGCTCTCCGCCCTCGCCGGTCAGGCGTCCCTCGACACGGCCCAGCAGCTCTTCGAGGCCGCACGGGTCATCGACGGCCAGGCGCAGCTGCGCGCGGCCCTCGCCGACCCGAGCGCCGACTCGAGCAGCAAGCAGGCTCTCGTCGCCCGCGTGTTCGGTCCCTTCGGCGAGCCGGCCAAGCGCCTGCTCACCGTGATCGTCGGCCACCGCTGGTCGAGCCCGAGCGACATGGTCGCCGGGGTCGAGGAGGTCGGGGTCCGCGCGATCGCGTCGTCCGCTCCGGAGGGCGTCAACCTCGAGAAGGAGCTCCACTCCTTCGGCGAGGTCGTCGCCTCCGACGCCCAGCTCGAGCTCGCGCTCGGCAGCAAGCTCGCCGCCGCCGACTCGAAGGTCGCGCTCGTGCAGCGCCTCCTCGAGGGCAAGGCCGCGGCCGAGACGCTGGCGATCCTCCGGCAGCTGATCGCGCACCCGCGCGGTCGCCGCATCCCGGAGCTCGTCCGCTTCGCAGCCGGCGTGGTCGCCGACCAGGGCGGGTTCATCCTCGCCACGGTCTCGGTCGCCGCACCGATCGCCCCCGAGCAGCTCGACCGGCTCCGCTCGGCGCTCACGCGCCAGTACAGCCGACCGGTCTCCGTCAACGTCGTGGTCGATCCCTCCCTCCTGGGCGGGATGCGCCTGCACGTCGGCGACGAGGTCATCGACGGAACCGTCTCCGCACGGCTGTCCGACCTGAAGCTCCAGCTCGCGTCCTGA
- the atpA gene encoding F0F1 ATP synthase subunit alpha produces MADITISPDEIRDALKDFVSSYEPGKASTTEVGYVIDAADGIAHVEGLPGVMANELIRFSNGVLGLAQNLDENEIGVVVLGEFSGIEEGMEVTRTGEVLSVPVGDGYLGRVVDPLGNPIDGLGEIASEGRRALELQAPGVMSRKSVHEPLQTGIKAIDAMIPVGRGQRQLIIGDRQTGKTAIAIDTIINQKANWESGDTNKQVRCIYVAIGQKGSTIASVKGALEDAGAMEYTTIVASPASDPAGFKYLAPYTGSAIGQHWMYGGKHVLIIFDDLSKQAEAYRAVSLLLRRPPGREAYPGDVFYLHSRLLERCAKLSDELGAGSMTGLPIIETKANDVSAYIPTNVISITDGQIFLQSDLFNANQRPAVDVGISVSRVGGDAQVKSIKKVSGTLKLELAQYRSLEAFAMFASDLDAASRRQLARGARLTELLKQPQYSPYPVEEQVVSIWAGTNGKLDEVPVPDVLRFERELLDYLGRNTQVLNTLRDTNVLSDDTVAELNRAVDGFKLEFQTGEGKPLASVGREEHQAIAADEVGQEKIIKGRR; encoded by the coding sequence ATGGCAGATATCACCATCAGCCCGGATGAGATCCGCGACGCGCTGAAGGACTTCGTCTCGTCGTACGAGCCGGGCAAGGCCTCCACCACCGAGGTCGGCTACGTCATCGACGCCGCCGACGGCATCGCCCACGTCGAGGGCCTCCCCGGCGTCATGGCCAACGAGCTCATCCGCTTCTCCAACGGTGTCCTGGGCCTGGCCCAGAACCTCGACGAGAACGAGATCGGCGTCGTCGTCCTCGGCGAGTTCTCCGGCATCGAGGAGGGCATGGAGGTCACCCGCACCGGCGAGGTCCTCTCGGTCCCCGTCGGCGACGGCTACCTCGGCCGCGTCGTCGACCCGCTCGGCAACCCGATCGACGGACTCGGCGAGATCGCCTCCGAGGGCCGCCGCGCCCTCGAGCTCCAGGCTCCCGGCGTCATGTCGCGCAAGTCGGTCCACGAGCCGCTGCAGACCGGCATCAAGGCCATCGACGCGATGATCCCGGTCGGCCGCGGCCAGCGCCAGCTCATCATCGGGGACCGCCAGACCGGCAAGACGGCCATCGCGATCGACACGATCATCAACCAGAAGGCCAACTGGGAGTCGGGCGACACGAACAAGCAGGTCCGCTGCATCTACGTCGCCATCGGCCAGAAGGGCTCGACCATCGCCTCGGTGAAGGGCGCGCTCGAGGACGCCGGAGCGATGGAGTACACGACCATCGTCGCGTCCCCGGCCTCCGACCCCGCCGGCTTCAAGTACCTCGCCCCCTACACCGGCTCGGCCATCGGCCAGCACTGGATGTACGGCGGCAAGCACGTCCTGATCATCTTCGACGACCTGTCGAAGCAGGCCGAGGCCTACCGCGCCGTGTCGCTCCTCCTGCGCCGCCCGCCGGGACGCGAGGCGTACCCGGGTGACGTCTTCTACCTGCACTCCCGTCTGCTGGAGCGCTGCGCGAAGCTGTCCGACGAGCTCGGCGCCGGCTCGATGACCGGTCTGCCGATCATCGAGACCAAGGCGAACGACGTCTCGGCCTACATCCCGACCAACGTGATCTCGATCACCGACGGCCAGATCTTCCTCCAGTCCGACCTCTTCAACGCCAACCAGCGTCCCGCGGTCGACGTGGGCATCTCGGTCTCGCGGGTCGGCGGCGACGCGCAGGTCAAGTCGATCAAGAAGGTCTCCGGCACGCTGAAGCTCGAGCTGGCGCAGTACCGCTCGCTCGAGGCCTTCGCGATGTTCGCCTCCGACCTCGACGCCGCCTCGCGCCGTCAGCTCGCCCGCGGCGCCCGCCTCACCGAGCTGCTCAAGCAGCCGCAGTACTCGCCGTACCCCGTCGAGGAGCAGGTCGTCTCGATCTGGGCCGGAACGAACGGCAAGCTCGACGAGGTCCCGGTCCCCGACGTGCTGCGCTTCGAGCGCGAGCTCCTGGACTATCTGGGCCGCAACACCCAGGTGCTGAACACCCTCCGCGACACCAACGTGCTCTCCGACGACACCGTCGCCGAGCTCAACCGTGCCGTCGACGGCTTCAAGCTGGAGTTCCAGACCGGTGAGGGCAAGCCGCTCGCCTCGGTCGGGCGCGAGGAGCACCAGGCCATCGCGGCCGACGAGGTCGGCCAGGAGAAGATCATCAAGGGCCGTCGCTGA
- a CDS encoding F0F1 ATP synthase subunit gamma — protein MGAQLRVYRSKIRSAQTTKKITRAMELISASRIQKAQNRVAAAAPYSNAITRAVSAVATYSNVEHPLTTEREKLDTAAIVIFTSDRGLAGAFSSSVLKEAEELAALLRSEGKEVVFYLVGRKANAYFSFRKRASVRVWTGGTDQPVFETAKEIADAVVESYNLDDEEGGVDEIHLVYNRFVSMVTQQPTVVRLLPLEVVEGAEEQNSELYPLYEFEPDPETVLDRLLPVYVESRIFNAMLQSAASEHAARQKAMKSASDNADTLIKTYTRLANNARQTEITQQIAEIVGGADALSSSK, from the coding sequence ATGGGAGCGCAACTCCGGGTCTACCGGTCGAAGATCCGCTCGGCCCAGACGACCAAGAAGATCACTCGGGCCATGGAGCTGATCTCGGCCTCGCGCATCCAGAAGGCGCAGAACCGCGTCGCTGCCGCGGCGCCGTACTCGAACGCGATCACGCGCGCCGTGTCCGCTGTCGCGACCTACTCGAACGTGGAGCACCCGCTCACGACCGAGCGCGAGAAGCTGGACACGGCCGCGATCGTGATCTTCACCTCCGACCGCGGCCTCGCCGGCGCGTTCTCCTCGAGCGTGCTCAAGGAGGCCGAGGAGTTGGCCGCGCTGCTGCGCAGCGAGGGCAAGGAGGTCGTCTTCTACCTGGTCGGCCGCAAGGCGAACGCGTACTTCTCGTTCCGGAAGCGGGCCAGCGTCCGCGTCTGGACGGGCGGCACCGACCAGCCCGTGTTCGAGACGGCGAAGGAGATCGCGGACGCGGTCGTCGAGTCGTACAACCTCGATGACGAGGAGGGCGGCGTGGACGAGATCCACCTCGTCTACAACCGCTTCGTCAGCATGGTCACCCAGCAGCCGACCGTCGTCCGGCTGCTGCCGCTCGAGGTCGTCGAGGGCGCCGAGGAGCAGAACAGCGAGCTGTACCCGCTCTACGAGTTCGAGCCCGACCCCGAGACGGTCCTCGACCGCCTCCTGCCCGTGTACGTCGAGAGCCGCATCTTCAACGCGATGCTGCAGTCGGCGGCCTCGGAGCACGCGGCACGCCAGAAGGCCATGAAGTCGGCGAGCGACAACGCGGACACGCTGATCAAGACCTACACCCGTCTCGCCAACAACGCCCGCCAGACCGAGATCACGCAGCAGATCGCCGAGATCGTCGGCGGCGCCGACGCCCTGTCCTCCTCCAAGTAA